A DNA window from Agrobacterium vaccinii contains the following coding sequences:
- a CDS encoding twin transmembrane helix small protein, protein MSSFTTVLTVIVMGLVVLVLIRGLFTMLKGTDANKSNKLMQLRLLLQAVAIILIMATLWLTGGGR, encoded by the coding sequence ATGTCCAGTTTCACCACGGTACTTACCGTCATCGTCATGGGTCTGGTGGTCCTTGTGCTGATACGCGGGCTGTTCACTATGCTCAAAGGTACGGATGCCAACAAATCCAACAAGCTGATGCAACTGCGGCTTCTGTTGCAGGCGGTCGCCATCATCCTCATCATGGCTACGCTGTGGCTCACGGGTGGAGGGCGATAA
- a CDS encoding rhomboid family intramembrane serine protease: MFIPLHDANSLKHIKLQYVTLSLIGINVLVWLLTGVLADDAAAGAATLGLGFIPAVIFDYAYLDPAVKLVPEGATVVTYAFLHLGFWHLASNMVFLWVFGDNVEDAFGHVRFLVFYIACAAAGALFHGLVSQTSEAPLIGASGAVSGVVAAYMLLHPRVRVWVLVFMRIPIPLPAFIPLALWIAQQFFMFIFGMQDRVSWSAHVGGIIAGVVLVLFLRRRGVPLFDRTIITPRAVQHKNQGPQAAVVSQTERPFDSIR; this comes from the coding sequence ATGTTCATTCCCTTGCACGATGCGAACTCGCTCAAGCATATCAAGCTGCAATATGTGACGCTGTCGCTCATCGGCATCAACGTGCTGGTGTGGCTGCTGACTGGCGTATTGGCTGACGATGCAGCGGCAGGGGCCGCCACTCTTGGGCTCGGTTTCATTCCTGCTGTCATCTTCGATTACGCCTATCTCGATCCGGCGGTCAAACTGGTGCCCGAGGGAGCGACCGTCGTCACCTATGCTTTTTTGCATCTTGGTTTCTGGCATCTGGCGTCCAACATGGTTTTCCTTTGGGTCTTCGGCGATAATGTCGAGGACGCGTTCGGTCATGTCAGGTTTTTGGTGTTCTACATTGCCTGTGCGGCGGCAGGCGCCCTCTTTCATGGCTTGGTGTCCCAGACCTCGGAAGCGCCGCTGATCGGTGCATCGGGCGCTGTCTCCGGTGTCGTTGCCGCCTATATGCTGCTGCATCCGCGCGTGCGGGTCTGGGTGCTGGTGTTCATGCGCATTCCCATACCCCTGCCAGCCTTCATTCCGCTGGCGTTATGGATCGCCCAGCAGTTCTTCATGTTCATCTTCGGTATGCAGGACAGGGTGTCGTGGAGCGCCCATGTCGGCGGCATTATTGCAGGCGTGGTTCTCGTGCTTTTCCTGCGCAGGCGCGGCGTGCCGCTGTTTGACAGAACCATCATCACGCCCAGAGCCGTGCAACACAAAAACCAGGGGCCGCAGGCCGCTGTCGTGTCGCAAACGGAACGGCCTTTCGACAGCATTCGATGA
- a CDS encoding cob(I)yrinic acid a,c-diamide adenosyltransferase, with the protein MVKLNKIYTRTGDDGTTALVSGPRRAKHDLRVESYGTVDETNSAIGVARLHTSDLTELDAMLFRIQNDLFDLGADLATPDTGEVLSYEPLRIVEAQVTRVENEIDALNADLPALTSFVLPGGTPAAANLHLARTISRRAERQMVELALIEGETVSPAALKYINRLSDFLFVAARFANDATKADMPDILWVPGQNR; encoded by the coding sequence ATGGTCAAACTAAACAAGATCTATACCCGAACCGGCGATGATGGCACGACGGCACTGGTATCCGGCCCGCGCCGCGCCAAACACGATCTGCGTGTCGAAAGCTACGGAACGGTGGATGAAACCAACTCCGCTATCGGCGTTGCCCGGCTTCACACATCCGACCTTACCGAACTCGATGCGATGCTGTTTCGTATCCAGAACGATCTTTTCGATCTCGGTGCAGACCTCGCGACCCCCGATACGGGCGAAGTGCTTTCCTATGAACCGCTGCGGATCGTCGAGGCGCAGGTCACGCGCGTAGAAAACGAGATCGACGCGTTGAATGCCGATCTGCCCGCGCTCACGTCCTTCGTGCTGCCCGGGGGAACACCGGCGGCTGCCAATCTTCACCTTGCGCGCACCATTTCCCGGCGTGCAGAACGCCAGATGGTGGAACTGGCACTGATCGAAGGTGAGACGGTCAGCCCTGCCGCATTGAAATACATCAACCGGCTCTCCGACTTCCTGTTCGTGGCAGCACGCTTTGCCAACGATGCAACGAAGGCCGACATGCCCGATATTCTCTGGGTTCCCGGTCAGAACCGTTAA